The following proteins are co-located in the Synechococcus sp. PROS-U-1 genome:
- a CDS encoding DUF2656 family protein, whose protein sequence is MTTFVLSHNLQIQSDHVPALNFEELAQALKSLSENISSTAVLDHPHWKLSISSDLSPQELAADLVQTWSQYRRQLGHEMNHVVLALGGRKDSQASPGAPLQEGYWGVDLVETTDEVAFLQVINWDGLKSGRPEDSIFQISSASL, encoded by the coding sequence ATGACAACGTTTGTTCTATCTCACAACTTACAAATTCAATCAGACCACGTGCCTGCATTGAATTTTGAGGAGCTTGCACAAGCACTTAAATCTCTTTCAGAAAATATTTCATCAACTGCAGTTCTCGATCATCCTCATTGGAAACTCTCAATATCATCTGATTTGTCGCCGCAAGAACTGGCTGCTGACCTAGTTCAGACTTGGTCTCAATACCGTCGACAACTTGGGCATGAGATGAACCACGTTGTCTTGGCACTCGGTGGAAGGAAGGATTCCCAAGCTTCTCCTGGAGCTCCACTCCAGGAGGGATATTGGGGTGTTGACTTAGTTGAAACAACCGATGAAGTTGCTTTTCTTCAGGTGATCAATTGGGATGGTCTTAAATCTGGGCGTCCAGAAGATTCCATTTTTCAGATTTCCTCAGCATCCCTATAA
- a CDS encoding HEAT repeat domain-containing protein: MPGVFDNIHAGLDQSEAVNILSKKVDDLESESDYYMAVSHLINFPDPITSQALLIFLDRPSTVTPIGLAQRKAVEVLARLGVTEAKPKIANFLDSSDIYMVENAAWALARLNCQDPEVHQRMIHLVDDTCQNQRVLIQSLSKLSVKSAISTISALTAHEKPSVRGAAIAAMIQLSGDHSDLADLSDHLYSPNQMDRQSAVQDVIDANAVELLSDLVQAPISPAFRMRAVRALFDNPVKKLSNDHAITAVDQLFIDDPRSITVLHHYAESMPTQLLVEGLFHPDFSRCYLAMQALLNCDAEETWIAVDNCWREKAHNDYGAHYFLMRLFGLKAGWSDEALVRIYKILSDAIIDKRPQFRKSPPAALLSFAKLFPDQYDCILDNCFSLENKPGWDMCYAGLLLIQADQTDRLQIRYQRQLQQLVESDVDSLLRLKAQAVIG; encoded by the coding sequence ATGCCCGGTGTTTTTGATAATATTCATGCTGGCCTTGATCAAAGCGAGGCCGTTAATATCTTGTCTAAAAAAGTTGATGATTTAGAGAGTGAAAGTGATTATTATATGGCCGTTTCCCACCTGATCAATTTTCCTGACCCAATAACAAGCCAAGCCTTATTAATTTTTCTCGATAGGCCGTCTACAGTTACACCTATAGGTCTTGCACAACGAAAAGCTGTAGAAGTTCTTGCGCGATTAGGGGTGACAGAGGCCAAACCTAAAATTGCGAATTTTTTAGATAGCTCTGATATTTATATGGTTGAGAATGCTGCTTGGGCTTTGGCTCGTCTGAATTGTCAAGACCCTGAAGTGCATCAACGCATGATTCATTTGGTGGATGACACTTGTCAAAATCAAAGAGTCTTAATTCAAAGTTTATCGAAGCTTTCTGTTAAATCAGCAATTTCAACGATTTCGGCTCTTACAGCTCATGAAAAGCCTTCGGTGCGCGGTGCTGCCATCGCTGCCATGATTCAGCTATCTGGAGATCATTCAGATCTGGCTGATCTTTCAGATCATTTGTACAGTCCCAATCAAATGGATCGACAGTCAGCTGTACAAGATGTGATCGACGCGAATGCTGTTGAGCTTTTATCTGATTTAGTCCAGGCACCAATTTCCCCTGCATTTCGGATGCGAGCTGTTCGAGCTTTATTTGATAACCCTGTAAAAAAACTCTCAAACGATCACGCAATAACAGCAGTTGATCAACTTTTTATTGATGATCCTCGATCGATAACTGTTCTTCATCATTACGCTGAATCTATGCCTACACAGCTTTTGGTAGAGGGCTTGTTTCACCCAGATTTCAGTCGTTGTTATCTTGCGATGCAGGCGCTCTTGAATTGTGATGCTGAAGAAACTTGGATTGCTGTTGACAATTGCTGGCGAGAAAAAGCCCATAATGACTACGGTGCGCACTATTTTTTGATGCGTTTGTTTGGACTGAAGGCAGGTTGGAGTGATGAAGCCCTTGTTCGAATATATAAAATCCTCTCGGATGCGATTATAGATAAGCGCCCACAATTTAGAAAATCACCACCAGCGGCTTTGTTATCATTCGCTAAATTATTTCCTGATCAATACGATTGTATTCTCGACAATTGTTTTTCTCTAGAAAATAAGCCTGGTTGGGATATGTGTTATGCAGGCCTCCTCTTAATCCAAGCTGATCAGACAGATCGTCTGCAAATTCGATATCAACGTCAGCTACAACAGCTTGTCGAATCTGATGTCGACAGTTTGCTGCGTCTGAAAGCACAGGCAGTTATTGGTTAG
- a CDS encoding HEAT repeat domain-containing protein: MSDDSIIPSIEALFEDLMHPNPRIQEEACLILSEHYQKEAMPKLLELFCHHDPKVYRAAVKGIGFFGSSAFDPLIELYATTENQTARRCCPKAFVQLFKNFPDQPFPDSVMEMLEQGIDDTDMVVVQGALMCLGQIGKQQFKSQEAIRLLARSLSSENVALIFSASQALADIPNPMAEDALHKLQENNDDPLIQEAAQSALARLQNLLNSRN; the protein is encoded by the coding sequence GTGAGCGACGATTCGATTATTCCTTCAATTGAGGCATTATTTGAGGATCTAATGCATCCTAATCCTAGGATTCAGGAAGAAGCCTGTTTGATTCTCTCTGAGCACTATCAGAAAGAGGCGATGCCAAAATTATTAGAACTTTTCTGTCATCATGATCCCAAAGTATATAGAGCGGCTGTTAAAGGAATTGGTTTCTTTGGGAGTTCTGCATTCGATCCTTTGATCGAACTTTATGCAACAACTGAGAATCAAACTGCAAGGCGTTGTTGTCCGAAGGCATTCGTACAATTGTTCAAGAACTTTCCTGACCAGCCTTTTCCTGATTCAGTGATGGAGATGCTGGAACAAGGGATTGATGATACAGATATGGTGGTCGTACAAGGTGCTTTGATGTGTCTCGGTCAGATTGGTAAGCAACAATTTAAGTCTCAAGAGGCAATAAGACTTCTGGCAAGGTCTCTCAGCAGTGAAAATGTGGCTTTGATCTTTAGTGCATCTCAGGCTCTTGCCGATATCCCGAATCCTATGGCTGAAGATGCTTTACATAAACTTCAAGAAAACAATGATGATCCATTGATTCAGGAAGCAGCTCAGTCTGCATTGGCACGACTTCAGAACCTATTAAATTCTAGAAATTAA
- a CDS encoding Nif11-like leader peptide family natural product precursor, which yields MSRAEFIRFLEVLEEDLPFRALFQEAEPEEILKLADEHGFIFSDEIKGRFLNRWAGVYFCPFANDVGRLCPKMVPEGFSTLLHYSQTTCAKEDKVERFDFRAGGYYEGVKTVTG from the coding sequence ATGTCGCGTGCTGAATTCATACGCTTTCTTGAAGTTCTAGAAGAAGATTTGCCATTCAGAGCTCTTTTCCAGGAAGCTGAGCCCGAGGAAATCCTCAAGCTCGCAGATGAACATGGATTTATCTTTTCGGATGAAATAAAGGGTCGTTTCCTGAATCGATGGGCAGGTGTCTATTTCTGCCCATTTGCTAATGATGTGGGAAGATTATGCCCAAAAATGGTGCCGGAAGGATTTAGCACACTCCTACATTATTCACAGACAACATGTGCCAAAGAGGATAAAGTAGAACGTTTCGATTTTCGTGCTGGAGGCTATTATGAAGGAGTAAAAACAGTAACTGGATAA
- a CDS encoding HEAT repeat domain-containing protein: protein MVPNSQRFDTLFSWMDEHQAIDLLSQNISTLDNPGIKYIAATRLGACSSRDSLDALVLAATGDRENIFDSITRRKSIEALGRRRDLTTLPTIYDAMSSSDEQTIVNAVDTLINFGVPLDSQFKSSLLKIIQDGSDVLKRVAIQCFSRLEMHDSNGIISKQQSNPNILVNGASIAYSIRVEGDKSKLQILADHLENTNVIYRRSSVIDIGDAGEPSLLSNIAKVAVSMPLRAKSAFKITPKIKTESQRSLINQMLQDDSRHLSFTQSVDVPVDLKEVCDLLRHRDEERQYSGAKTLFTWPVAGLTEAINSIWENHGSDYGVHYQVNCLISQLGLTELSFITKESLSEPAPQYAKSKIAATWGCLNLGLSECRSEIENLFMMSSWEPLRWTCAEVLRKL from the coding sequence ATGGTGCCTAACTCGCAGAGATTTGATACTTTATTTTCGTGGATGGATGAACACCAGGCCATTGATTTGCTTTCACAAAATATTAGTACTCTCGATAATCCTGGCATTAAGTATATTGCAGCGACAAGGCTGGGAGCTTGTTCTTCGCGAGACTCTCTTGACGCGTTAGTTTTAGCTGCCACTGGGGACAGAGAAAATATTTTTGACTCTATTACACGCCGCAAATCTATTGAAGCACTAGGACGTCGACGTGATCTCACTACATTACCTACCATTTATGACGCTATGTCTAGTAGCGATGAGCAGACAATTGTTAATGCGGTTGATACGTTGATTAATTTTGGCGTTCCACTTGATTCTCAGTTTAAATCATCTCTTTTAAAGATCATTCAAGATGGCTCTGATGTACTGAAGCGTGTTGCAATTCAGTGCTTTAGTCGTTTGGAGATGCATGATAGTAATGGGATAATCTCTAAGCAACAGAGCAATCCAAATATATTGGTTAATGGCGCATCTATCGCTTATTCAATAAGAGTTGAAGGTGATAAGAGCAAGTTGCAGATTCTTGCAGATCACCTCGAAAATACCAATGTTATTTATCGGAGATCGTCGGTTATTGATATTGGTGATGCTGGTGAGCCGTCTCTTTTGTCGAATATTGCAAAAGTAGCCGTTTCAATGCCCTTAAGAGCTAAAAGTGCGTTCAAGATAACTCCGAAGATTAAAACTGAATCCCAAAGAAGCCTGATCAATCAAATGTTGCAGGATGATTCTCGTCATCTAAGTTTCACGCAAAGTGTTGATGTACCTGTTGATTTAAAAGAAGTCTGCGACTTACTAAGGCATAGAGACGAAGAACGCCAGTATTCGGGTGCAAAAACCTTGTTTACTTGGCCGGTTGCTGGTCTAACGGAGGCAATCAACTCTATTTGGGAGAATCATGGCTCCGACTATGGCGTTCACTATCAAGTCAACTGTTTGATCTCTCAACTTGGATTAACAGAATTATCTTTCATTACCAAGGAATCATTATCAGAGCCAGCTCCACAGTATGCAAAATCAAAAATTGCAGCCACTTGGGGATGTTTAAACTTAGGTTTATCCGAATGTCGTAGTGAGATTGAAAATCTATTTATGATGTCTAGTTGGGAACCTCTTCGATGGACATGTGCAGAGGTTTTACGCAAGTTGTAG
- a CDS encoding helix-turn-helix transcriptional regulator, which yields MKTTFEFRDPLEISEELAKLGQLTKITQLDGGNGIYTMQAATANKVSLAEISANKTLLYEGWGNGVTIDFNWITPKIDIQDAFGYCDGFKMAKNSLAGFGTINSIPGNAWGKYSSECSSTGCMIDKKILLELLQNCKAYDGLERLTSDQGVYSNNNALVQLKRLAKKEVSSGIQTPEKYFDLVIACLEEPMSEQNSHGEKNIGQLREIINLAHSQKSMESPLSLLEVCKHINTSQASLYRVCQEFFGMGIIELMTHIRLEESRRMMLNKEARQKLKLYSIRDIAIKYGFKHQGRYARRYYTAFGELPSQTIEKSRRYKLPF from the coding sequence ATGAAAACAACTTTTGAATTTCGTGATCCACTAGAGATTTCTGAAGAGCTGGCAAAACTTGGTCAACTGACAAAAATAACGCAGCTAGATGGTGGCAATGGTATCTATACGATGCAAGCCGCAACTGCCAATAAAGTATCACTTGCAGAAATATCTGCCAACAAAACCTTGCTGTACGAGGGATGGGGCAATGGTGTTACCATCGACTTCAATTGGATTACTCCAAAAATAGACATTCAAGATGCCTTTGGATATTGTGATGGATTTAAAATGGCGAAAAATAGTCTAGCTGGATTTGGAACCATTAACTCAATACCAGGGAATGCATGGGGAAAATATTCCAGTGAATGCTCTAGTACTGGTTGCATGATTGATAAAAAAATACTCCTTGAATTGCTTCAAAACTGCAAAGCATACGATGGACTCGAAAGACTCACGAGTGATCAGGGAGTTTATTCCAATAATAATGCCCTAGTCCAACTCAAAAGATTAGCGAAAAAAGAGGTATCGTCAGGAATTCAGACACCAGAAAAATACTTTGACCTAGTAATAGCATGCCTCGAAGAACCAATGAGTGAACAAAATAGTCACGGAGAAAAGAACATAGGCCAATTAAGAGAAATCATCAACCTTGCCCATAGCCAAAAGTCTATGGAATCTCCTCTATCGTTGCTTGAAGTGTGCAAACATATCAACACGAGCCAGGCATCATTATATCGCGTCTGTCAGGAATTCTTTGGCATGGGAATTATTGAGCTGATGACACATATTAGGCTGGAAGAGTCGAGGAGAATGATGCTCAACAAGGAAGCTCGTCAGAAATTAAAACTATACTCAATTCGCGATATTGCGATTAAATATGGGTTTAAACATCAAGGAAGATATGCGCGACGTTACTACACTGCCTTTGGCGAACTTCCAAGTCAAACCATAGAAAAGTCGAGGCGGTACAAGTTACCTTTCTAA
- a CDS encoding helix-turn-helix domain-containing protein, whose amino-acid sequence MEEFCKAHFEEYHSTSNFGCNVTQLSTGILETQTTCSPIQDVHLEIFKSNQTLLYEEEANTKSVSFCWLDSLATTNKEVLTTISGHQLTRNSIAGFNRINKTGGNIWDIVGANEELCCMSLKWNKLQERINKLNAFNAYARLEECIGIDSDDHASTQLKKLFHDHFNGQPSKKPNSFYDLAIIFLDNEDNESTFDAHRCESTDLIEDMVKLIHEDRAGMPPITLEEITEYLNSNRDSLNTTCRRIFNMDVIELVRRIRLEQTRKAFLTPHSSTGLKEFTKKRTALYYGFKNWKKFEHSYSLYYGETPSQTIDRSNRNIYSFSSWKGE is encoded by the coding sequence ATGGAAGAGTTTTGCAAGGCACATTTTGAAGAATATCATTCAACCTCCAACTTCGGCTGCAATGTAACTCAGTTAAGCACTGGAATTCTAGAAACGCAGACCACTTGCTCACCAATTCAAGATGTCCATCTTGAAATTTTCAAATCCAACCAAACACTGCTCTATGAGGAAGAAGCCAATACAAAATCAGTATCATTCTGCTGGCTAGATAGTTTAGCGACAACTAATAAAGAGGTACTTACAACAATAAGCGGCCACCAGTTGACGAGAAATAGTATTGCTGGATTCAATCGGATCAACAAAACAGGAGGAAATATCTGGGACATTGTGGGAGCGAATGAAGAGCTTTGCTGCATGAGTTTAAAATGGAATAAATTACAGGAAAGAATAAATAAATTGAATGCTTTTAATGCCTATGCAAGGCTCGAAGAATGCATTGGAATTGACTCGGATGATCATGCCAGCACTCAACTCAAAAAATTATTCCATGATCATTTCAACGGCCAGCCATCAAAGAAACCGAATTCCTTTTACGATCTAGCAATCATATTTCTTGACAACGAAGATAATGAATCAACATTTGATGCACATCGGTGTGAGTCAACAGACCTCATAGAAGACATGGTCAAACTGATTCACGAAGATCGTGCAGGAATGCCGCCAATCACACTCGAAGAAATCACCGAATACCTCAATTCAAATAGAGACTCTCTAAATACAACATGTCGAAGAATTTTCAACATGGATGTAATTGAGCTTGTCAGAAGAATACGTTTGGAGCAAACCCGCAAGGCATTTTTAACTCCCCATTCCTCAACCGGACTCAAAGAATTTACAAAGAAAAGAACAGCACTTTACTATGGTTTCAAAAACTGGAAAAAATTTGAGCACTCCTACTCTTTGTATTATGGAGAAACTCCCAGTCAAACAATAGATCGATCAAACAGGAATATATATTCATTCAGTTCTTGGAAGGGAGAATAA
- a CDS encoding HEAT repeat domain-containing protein: MLQDFTDISSISESQLTEEEAQQLADELNAQLGEGEIPQSDAESLERMVAGLGDARGVLRLTFAKSLGAVGDKALPILCKALRSHQNVIVRRASAKTLNLIGNKEALPYLLEAFLEDSDPVVLGSSAGAMATIGPDAMDSLLGILKNPDCTPFQVGLINLALSFIGAKAPETLLEAADSDVAEVRVAAISALGDQIQKSDDPRAQIRVFKALDDISSEVRAEAVTLIGKSCDAEDVEHMLCKKLIDEDNQVRKNTAMALMKLEAYNSVESIERAKSAETDKSVQAVFNVAINILSRDLQEHRSKYE; the protein is encoded by the coding sequence GTGCTCCAGGATTTCACCGATATCTCATCAATCAGCGAAAGCCAACTCACGGAAGAAGAAGCACAGCAGCTTGCTGATGAGCTCAACGCACAGTTAGGTGAAGGTGAAATCCCTCAATCAGATGCAGAGTCACTCGAGCGAATGGTCGCCGGTCTCGGAGATGCGAGAGGAGTTCTGCGACTCACCTTTGCAAAAAGTCTTGGAGCAGTAGGAGACAAAGCTCTACCCATTCTCTGTAAAGCACTTCGAAGTCACCAGAATGTCATCGTCAGGAGAGCATCAGCAAAAACGCTCAATTTAATTGGCAACAAGGAAGCATTACCTTATCTGCTTGAAGCCTTTTTAGAAGACAGTGATCCAGTTGTACTCGGATCTTCTGCTGGAGCAATGGCAACAATTGGCCCCGACGCCATGGATTCCTTACTAGGAATCCTGAAAAATCCAGACTGCACACCATTTCAGGTTGGCTTAATCAACCTAGCGCTAAGTTTTATCGGTGCCAAAGCACCCGAGACATTGCTAGAGGCTGCAGATTCAGACGTTGCTGAAGTTCGAGTTGCTGCAATTTCAGCTTTAGGAGATCAAATACAAAAGAGTGATGATCCTCGGGCACAAATCAGAGTATTCAAAGCACTAGACGACATCTCCTCGGAGGTGAGAGCAGAAGCAGTTACACTGATTGGAAAATCATGCGATGCAGAAGATGTTGAACATATGCTGTGCAAAAAGCTGATTGACGAAGACAATCAGGTGCGCAAGAACACTGCGATGGCACTGATGAAATTAGAAGCATATAATTCAGTCGAAAGCATAGAAAGGGCAAAGTCAGCAGAAACAGATAAGTCAGTACAAGCAGTATTCAATGTTGCAATCAACATACTAAGTAGAGATTTACAAGAACACAGGAGCAAATACGAATAA
- a CDS encoding phycobilisome rod-core linker polypeptide gives MLSTQTSPAGMAAASRTKPASYSMPSKAGKNTVHRTVAGAIAEFKRNTCSQMGLGIGPRLHSECPFAVTFDEYHPSSSEALERTIVAAYRQVYGNLPPTENERCTSLEVRLMNGEITVRDFVNGLAKSPFYKENYFHNVAPQRGIELNFKHLLGRAPLTQEEVQNSIKLQAEEGFDALIDSLTDCAEYAEVFGSDIVPYMRAGDSYAGMMTSSFNMMRELAGTKVAVSDNAQGRRSRTTTQLAAAAISMMKPIFKGAPTLPQQKYGGHQPPRRTGAAPFRPFGVKPLPY, from the coding sequence ATGCTAAGCACACAAACTAGTCCAGCAGGTATGGCTGCAGCAAGCCGCACCAAACCAGCGTCTTACTCCATGCCCAGCAAGGCTGGAAAAAACACAGTTCATCGGACTGTTGCTGGTGCCATCGCTGAATTCAAGCGCAACACCTGTTCCCAGATGGGCCTTGGCATTGGCCCAAGGCTTCACAGTGAATGTCCTTTTGCAGTGACATTCGACGAGTATCACCCAAGCAGCAGTGAAGCTCTAGAGCGCACAATCGTTGCTGCATACAGGCAGGTGTATGGAAATCTGCCTCCAACGGAAAACGAGCGCTGCACGTCCCTTGAGGTGCGCTTGATGAACGGAGAAATTACAGTCCGCGACTTTGTTAACGGCCTGGCAAAATCTCCTTTCTACAAGGAAAATTATTTCCATAATGTCGCCCCCCAACGTGGGATTGAACTGAACTTCAAACACCTGCTAGGACGGGCACCCCTCACTCAAGAGGAAGTTCAAAACAGCATCAAACTTCAAGCAGAAGAGGGATTTGATGCTCTGATCGACAGCCTCACAGATTGCGCAGAATATGCCGAAGTGTTTGGATCAGACATCGTTCCTTACATGCGAGCAGGCGATTCCTACGCAGGAATGATGACCAGCTCCTTCAACATGATGCGCGAGCTTGCCGGCACAAAGGTTGCCGTTAGTGACAACGCACAAGGACGTCGGAGTCGCACCACGACGCAACTGGCTGCGGCAGCGATCAGCATGATGAAGCCGATCTTTAAGGGCGCACCAACGCTGCCCCAACAAAAGTACGGCGGACATCAGCCTCCCAGGAGAACCGGCGCTGCTCCCTTCCGTCCCTTCGGCGTTAAGCCATTGCCATATTGA
- the mpeA gene encoding class 2 C-phycoerythrin subunit alpha yields the protein MKSVITTVVGAADSASRFPTASDMESVQGSIQRASARLEAAEKLASNYDQVAQEAVDAVYSQYPNGATGRQPRKCATEGKEKCKRDFVHYLRLINYCLVTGGTGPLDELAINGQKEVYKALSIDAGTYVAGFSHIRSRGCAPRDMSAQALTAYNQLLDYVINSLG from the coding sequence ATGAAGTCCGTCATCACCACCGTCGTCGGCGCAGCCGACAGCGCTTCCCGCTTCCCCACCGCCTCCGACATGGAGTCCGTCCAGGGCTCCATCCAGCGTGCTTCTGCTCGTCTGGAAGCTGCTGAGAAACTCGCCAGCAACTACGACCAGGTCGCTCAGGAAGCTGTCGACGCTGTTTACAGCCAGTACCCCAACGGTGCCACCGGCCGTCAGCCCCGTAAGTGCGCCACCGAAGGCAAAGAGAAGTGCAAGCGTGACTTCGTTCACTACCTGCGTCTGATCAACTACTGCCTGGTCACCGGCGGCACCGGCCCTCTGGATGAGCTGGCCATCAATGGTCAGAAAGAGGTCTACAAGGCTCTCAGCATCGATGCTGGTACCTACGTGGCTGGTTTCTCCCACATCCGTTCCCGTGGTTGCGCCCCTCGCGACATGAGCGCTCAGGCTCTGACCGCTTACAACCAGCTGCTCGACTACGTGATCAACTCCCTGGGCTGA
- a CDS encoding bleomycin hydrolase, whose product MLDAFSRAAVSADSSGSFIGGGELASLKSFIADGNKRLDAVNAITSNASCIVSDAVAGICCENTGLTAPNGGVYTNRKMAACLRDGEIVLRYVSYALLAGDASVLQDRCLNGLRETYAALGVPTGSAARAVAIMKAAASALITNTNSQPKKMALTSGDCASLSGEAASYFDMVISAIS is encoded by the coding sequence ATGCTCGACGCATTCTCCCGGGCTGCTGTCTCGGCCGATTCCAGCGGCTCCTTCATTGGTGGCGGCGAACTTGCCTCTCTGAAGTCCTTCATTGCTGATGGCAACAAGCGCCTTGACGCTGTGAACGCCATCACTTCCAACGCCAGCTGCATCGTGTCAGACGCCGTCGCCGGCATCTGCTGCGAGAACACCGGCCTGACAGCCCCTAACGGTGGTGTTTACACCAACCGCAAGATGGCTGCTTGCCTGCGCGATGGCGAGATCGTGCTCCGCTACGTCTCCTACGCACTGCTCGCCGGTGACGCTTCTGTGCTGCAGGACCGCTGCCTGAACGGTCTCCGCGAGACCTATGCAGCTCTGGGCGTTCCTACCGGATCCGCTGCTCGCGCTGTTGCCATCATGAAGGCAGCCGCCAGTGCTCTGATCACCAACACCAACAGCCAGCCCAAGAAGATGGCTCTGACTTCTGGTGACTGCGCCAGCCTGTCTGGTGAAGCTGCTAGCTACTTCGACATGGTGATCAGCGCCATCAGCTGA
- a CDS encoding HEAT repeat domain-containing protein: MAERFDNLVEGLTEEQAMAVILADPDTLERPVDKYMAATRLGASSTEESLEVLIKASELDPEHLYNRITRRKAIDALGRRKSTKALPSLFRTLTCSDEAAVINSVEAITKIGAPLTETDQEKLLGALEGEDIQKRAVIQAFCRLGVSGVIDSIRPLAEDCNPLVAGAARAYLSKVTVQSKGLDVLIPQLVDPIAGRRRSAVIDLGDAGDVSRLEALVTAPVSMSLRARSAFQLVDPDKKCQIPDRYTELITQLLQDNPQQLKLRQEWICAVEPTEIENNLQHRDEARQYGGASSLMAMALPERLILIDDIKEKLWSDYVTHYYLTAVVSLQGLGERSELIRLALAETIPQYTKSRIAAAWGCLRLGLVDQKPLLEELSANAFWLPLKWSCQQVLKQMS, translated from the coding sequence ATGGCCGAGAGATTCGACAACTTGGTTGAAGGCTTGACAGAGGAGCAGGCTATGGCTGTCATCTTGGCTGATCCAGACACACTTGAGAGGCCGGTTGATAAATACATGGCCGCGACAAGACTCGGCGCGAGCAGCACTGAAGAATCCCTCGAAGTGCTGATTAAAGCTTCAGAGTTAGATCCGGAACATCTCTATAATCGCATCACTCGACGCAAGGCAATCGACGCCCTTGGTAGAAGAAAAAGCACAAAAGCTCTGCCCTCTCTTTTTCGCACATTGACCTGTAGTGACGAAGCAGCAGTCATCAATTCAGTAGAGGCGATTACAAAAATAGGAGCCCCACTAACTGAAACAGACCAAGAAAAATTACTGGGTGCACTCGAAGGAGAAGATATTCAGAAAAGAGCTGTCATTCAGGCCTTCTGTCGATTGGGAGTCTCCGGAGTCATCGACAGCATCAGACCACTTGCTGAAGACTGCAATCCACTGGTGGCTGGTGCAGCAAGAGCATACTTATCAAAAGTTACCGTGCAATCCAAAGGGCTGGATGTACTCATTCCTCAATTGGTCGATCCAATCGCAGGGAGAAGGCGTTCTGCCGTTATCGATCTCGGTGATGCTGGCGATGTATCAAGACTAGAGGCTCTCGTAACCGCACCTGTCTCGATGTCGTTGCGCGCTAGGAGTGCATTTCAGTTGGTCGACCCAGACAAGAAATGTCAAATTCCCGATAGGTATACCGAGTTGATCACACAACTCCTACAAGACAACCCCCAACAACTGAAACTTAGGCAAGAGTGGATTTGCGCCGTCGAACCGACGGAGATCGAAAACAACCTCCAGCATCGCGATGAAGCACGTCAGTACGGAGGAGCCTCAAGCTTGATGGCCATGGCCTTGCCAGAAAGACTGATCTTGATTGACGACATCAAAGAAAAACTATGGAGCGATTATGTAACGCACTATTACCTAACAGCCGTTGTAAGCCTTCAGGGTTTGGGAGAGCGAAGCGAACTCATCAGGCTTGCCTTGGCTGAAACGATTCCTCAATACACAAAATCCCGAATTGCGGCGGCCTGGGGATGCCTCCGCTTGGGCCTTGTGGACCAGAAGCCTCTGCTGGAGGAGCTTTCGGCCAATGCCTTCTGGCTACCACTGAAATGGAGCTGCCAACAAGTCCTTAAACAGATGTCATAA